In the Planktothrix serta PCC 8927 genome, one interval contains:
- a CDS encoding RNA polymerase subunit sigma-70, whose product MQTLHLPESSHPLVKSLFHHKDQELLTLFQNYPDQGKYFVAIFCRYGLIVYTLIRHSVRSPVQADYLFSQTWRHIFYEMRPLNLREQDNTDGGTTLQNWLINVTAVCINQADLPPVESIQYSLSAAPPPLWCYVGLVLDRMEPLLRLILVMAQTFHWSETRISAYLQAEGESVSPIEVKELLKGAYRTLEENLPADIREIYWHEKILGSQLEPDLDQQILKP is encoded by the coding sequence GTGCAAACGCTTCACCTACCTGAATCAAGTCATCCACTGGTCAAATCCCTATTTCATCATAAAGACCAGGAATTGTTAACTCTGTTTCAGAATTATCCTGATCAGGGTAAATACTTTGTTGCTATTTTCTGCCGCTATGGTTTAATTGTCTATACTTTAATTCGTCATTCAGTGCGATCGCCTGTACAAGCGGATTATTTATTTTCTCAAACCTGGCGACATATTTTTTATGAAATGCGACCGTTAAATTTAAGGGAACAAGACAATACAGACGGGGGAACCACGCTACAAAATTGGTTAATTAATGTTACCGCAGTCTGTATTAATCAAGCGGATTTACCCCCCGTTGAATCCATTCAATATTCTTTATCCGCCGCACCTCCTCCTCTGTGGTGTTATGTGGGATTAGTATTAGATCGAATGGAACCTTTATTAAGGTTAATTCTGGTCATGGCTCAAACTTTTCATTGGAGTGAAACTCGGATTTCTGCCTATTTACAAGCCGAGGGAGAGTCTGTTTCTCCAATTGAAGTTAAAGAGCTATTAAAAGGAGCTTATCGTACTTTGGAGGAAAATTTACCTGCGGATATCCGGGAAATTTATTGGCATGAAAAGATCCTAGGTTCTCAATTAGAACCGGATCTCGATCAACAAATTTTAAAGCCTTAA
- a CDS encoding ABC transporter permease, with translation MNTKTLDKLIHTWGKTGLGIQATLGFTFLYLPILILIIYSFNASRFNANWTGFTLKWYQKLFSGLTESTADISTQNLWGSLQNSLIIAIASTLIASLLGTMMALALERFRFPGSKFLEALLLLPIIIPEITLGVSLLVFFTLVFRILENLTGIRLTLGLPSVIISHATFSIAFITVTVRARLADLDPALEEAALDLGANEWKTFWRITFPLIFPAILSGALLAFTLSLDDFVVTFFTTGVGATTLPLFVYGMIKLSITPVINAISTLMLLASLLFVISSLKLQDKATVKN, from the coding sequence ATGAACACAAAAACCCTTGATAAATTGATTCATACCTGGGGAAAAACAGGATTAGGGATACAGGCTACCCTCGGCTTTACCTTTCTTTACTTACCGATTTTAATTTTAATTATTTATTCATTTAATGCCTCTCGGTTTAATGCTAATTGGACAGGATTTACATTAAAATGGTATCAAAAGTTATTCAGTGGCTTAACCGAAAGTACCGCAGATATTTCTACTCAAAACCTCTGGGGATCGCTACAAAATAGTTTAATTATTGCCATTGCTTCAACTTTAATTGCCAGCCTTTTAGGAACAATGATGGCATTAGCTTTAGAACGTTTTCGGTTTCCTGGGTCTAAATTTTTAGAAGCGTTATTATTGTTACCCATTATTATTCCTGAAATCACATTAGGAGTTTCCCTGTTAGTGTTTTTTACGTTAGTTTTTAGAATTCTTGAAAATCTGACTGGAATTCGCTTGACTTTAGGCTTACCTTCGGTAATTATTAGTCATGCAACCTTTAGTATTGCCTTTATTACGGTTACAGTAAGAGCGCGTTTAGCTGACTTAGATCCAGCCTTGGAAGAAGCCGCTTTAGACTTAGGAGCAAATGAATGGAAAACCTTTTGGCGAATTACCTTTCCTTTGATTTTTCCTGCGATTTTAAGCGGTGCTTTGTTAGCCTTTACCCTATCGTTGGATGATTTTGTTGTCACCTTTTTTACTACCGGAGTCGGCGCAACAACTCTGCCTTTATTTGTTTATGGAATGATCAAATTGTCCATCACTCCAGTCATTAATGCTATTTCAACTTTAATGTTACTGGCTTCTCTTTTATTCGTGATCTCATCTTTGAAATTGCAAGATAAAGCTACGGTCAAAAATTAA
- a CDS encoding polyamine ABC transporter substrate-binding protein, translated as MKRILTLILLFCLGVFLPFGCTANQSNAPQTTPTANVLNLYNWSTYIDPEVLKAFEQKYQVKINYDTYDSAESLYAKLKAGNPGYDVAFPPDYMVKIMINEQMLEELNGDNIPNIKNIEPNFFNPPYDPGNKYSIPYQWITLGIGYNIKKTGEEINSWSALVDPKYQGKVSLLDDMRHTMGAILMYLGYSPNTKNPEEIQKARDFLIKNKDNIAAFAPDTGQQLLNQGEVTLTMEYSGDIFQVMAENPDLRYVIPKEGSIIGMDNMVIPKGAPNKKLAETFINFVLEPENSAKISNFIDYASPNKVAIDQKLIEAENLKNPGIYPPAEIFNKLQYLQDVGEATKFYDEAWTEVKVGVGK; from the coding sequence ATGAAACGAATTTTAACCTTAATTCTGCTATTCTGTTTAGGTGTATTTTTACCCTTTGGTTGCACCGCTAATCAATCTAACGCACCCCAAACTACCCCTACCGCTAATGTTCTCAATTTATATAACTGGTCAACCTATATTGACCCGGAAGTCTTAAAAGCCTTTGAGCAAAAATATCAAGTTAAAATCAATTATGATACTTATGATAGTGCGGAAAGCCTTTATGCTAAATTAAAAGCCGGAAACCCTGGTTATGATGTCGCATTTCCTCCTGATTATATGGTTAAAATTATGATCAATGAACAGATGTTAGAAGAATTGAATGGTGATAATATTCCTAATATCAAAAATATTGAACCTAATTTTTTTAATCCCCCCTATGACCCCGGAAATAAATATAGTATTCCCTATCAATGGATTACCCTAGGAATTGGTTATAATATTAAAAAAACCGGAGAAGAAATTAATAGCTGGTCAGCCTTAGTAGATCCAAAATATCAAGGTAAAGTCAGTTTATTAGATGATATGCGCCATACAATGGGGGCTATTCTCATGTATTTAGGCTATAGTCCTAATACGAAAAATCCCGAAGAAATCCAAAAAGCACGAGATTTCCTAATTAAAAATAAAGATAATATTGCTGCATTTGCACCCGATACAGGTCAACAATTATTAAATCAAGGAGAAGTGACTTTAACAATGGAATATAGTGGGGATATTTTTCAAGTTATGGCAGAAAATCCTGATTTGCGTTATGTTATCCCCAAAGAGGGAAGTATTATTGGGATGGATAATATGGTCATCCCCAAAGGCGCACCCAATAAAAAACTCGCGGAAACCTTTATTAACTTTGTTTTAGAACCCGAAAATAGTGCTAAAATTTCCAATTTTATTGATTATGCTTCCCCTAATAAAGTAGCCATTGATCAGAAATTAATTGAAGCTGAAAACTTAAAAAATCCGGGGATTTATCCCCCTGCTGAAATTTTTAATAAACTCCAATATCTGCAAGATGTAGGAGAAGCTACTAAATTCTATGATGAAGCTTGGACAGAAGTTAAAGTCGGTGTGGGAAAATAA
- a CDS encoding ABC transporter permease, giving the protein MAFFPQKSSNSSLETRKTRNLLILLLPPTIWLLIFFVIPLVIVLIYSFLERGTYGGVAWEFTLRNYQRLANDLYLNIFGRSLGLAALTTLICLIIGYPLAFFIATSSPRWRNLLLFLVIIPFWTNFLVRTYAWMIILRSEGVINTWLQSLNLIQEPLNLLFTPFAVIVGLIYGYLPFMILPLYATIERLNFSLVEAAHDLGANDIRTFFRIILPLTTPGIIAGSILVFIPALGAFITPDILGGAKTVMVGNLIQNQFLQARNWPFGSALSMGLMILVLIPVIIYFRSSNTETSI; this is encoded by the coding sequence ATGGCTTTCTTCCCGCAAAAATCGTCTAATTCCAGCCTTGAAACCCGAAAAACCAGAAACTTATTAATCTTATTACTTCCTCCTACAATTTGGTTACTGATTTTCTTTGTTATTCCTCTGGTTATTGTCTTAATTTATAGTTTTTTAGAACGGGGAACTTATGGAGGTGTAGCCTGGGAATTTACTCTCAGAAATTATCAACGGTTAGCGAATGATTTATACCTAAATATTTTTGGGCGATCGCTGGGACTTGCTGCTTTAACCACCTTAATTTGTTTAATAATTGGTTATCCCTTAGCCTTTTTTATTGCTACTTCTTCTCCCCGTTGGCGAAATTTGTTATTATTTTTAGTGATTATTCCCTTCTGGACAAACTTTCTGGTTAGAACCTATGCTTGGATGATTATTTTACGTTCTGAAGGCGTGATTAATACCTGGCTCCAAAGTTTAAATTTAATTCAAGAGCCCCTTAATTTACTGTTTACTCCCTTTGCGGTTATCGTGGGTTTAATTTATGGGTATTTACCCTTTATGATTCTTCCTCTCTATGCAACAATTGAACGATTAAACTTTTCTTTAGTTGAAGCTGCTCATGATTTGGGTGCAAATGATATTAGAACATTTTTCAGAATTATTTTACCCTTAACTACCCCCGGAATTATTGCCGGGTCTATTCTAGTTTTTATCCCGGCTTTAGGTGCATTTATTACCCCGGATATTCTCGGAGGGGCAAAAACAGTTATGGTCGGAAATTTAATTCAAAATCAATTTTTACAAGCCCGTAATTGGCCCTTTGGATCGGCGTTATCAATGGGATTAATGATATTAGTCTTAATTCCGGTTATCATTTATTTTCGGAGTTCTAATACAGAAACCTCTATTTAA